A region of Polyangiaceae bacterium DNA encodes the following proteins:
- a CDS encoding SDR family NAD(P)-dependent oxidoreductase, which translates to MSITEGDYVNRLREALGALRKVRSERDDLLREKNEPIAIVGMACRFPGGGVTPDAYWQSLVDGVDAVRKIVPERFPEHLLPEDKPGAKFAAFLDGLDQFDASFFGIAPREAEVLDPQQRLLLEVTWEALENAGVPQEQLGGSKTGIFVGITGLDYQRRVLNDAGRFDMYSATGNMLATSAGRIAFALGLQGPAVALDTACSSTLVAIHLACQSLRNGDSDMAIAGGVNAILAWEPMLMLANMQALSPDGRCKTFDSRANGYVRGEGCGLFVLKRLSDAQRDHDTILAQIRGSAVNQDGRSTGLTTPNVRAQETLLKQALANARLSPEEIDYIETHGTGTPLGDPIEFDALRRVFGKPRAHGRPCVLGAVKTNLGHLESAAGAASLMKVVLALRNESIPKNLHFRGLNPRISLNETPFLIPTDTTPWKGTNTSRIAGVSAFGLSGTNAHIIIEEAPPEPSRPAAKEPSAYILPLSAKSSEALEAMAKSHASSLSSNTTSLSDITYTAAMRRTHHEYRRAVVGKTRQDIIEALAAISRSDAANGLATDQVITEAPTLVFVFSGQGSQWANMGQALFDDEPQFREALLACDAALKPHTGFSVLDEIRAPEDRSRIGETIVAQPAIFALQVALFTLLKSWNISPAMVIGHSVGEIAAAHAADILELNEAARLVAVRSRVMQQATGRGKMATIGLSEVEVSKAIARFGDRLAIGAINEPTQVVISGDNAAVDEIVAQMSGQGVQCRPLRVNYAFHSAQMEPIRQQFAEELGSLTPKSGSIPMTSTVTGTDVRGSELDTAYWGSNIRNTVRFSNAVERVCEAGHRLFMEIGPHPVLSLNIEQILSSRSNGGKVIPTLRRQKEDRLQLLSAMAAAYALGVSPNWKALCGDAGRNVALPTYPWQRKRHWIAAAAHTSAIPGRLEQRKGRYSLSGTPVQLPGDTLFQALTINTKRQSYLSDHIVHGHEVVPGAFYLAVLLSIATDRLGATAVTLKDVVFIEALAIEGDTELYVSLRPRGAGEYEFTVSTPLSLPDANAAGFREHARGLLALEAQSRHDAAALGQRKETLDVEAFFQKLSTLRIDWGPRWRWIRDAYVTTNGRAVALAPVEGTNPIDAPLHPILIDNSFACAGWRTENQPPLNEDTTPHLPLALKELRWFGIPMATARAHFRPSVTASSETMRGDITIVSETGDIVCEIDDFALKRAPRHAFFRQSANELLFVPEFRPTNPSTTNASLLGGGRWLILCDSRARVADLGARLDAAGATWRAVPLADASRNAETPLAALHHASADGSLSGILCWWGTDADASPDHDTPSLAERNALMGLHLVQAVLQFARGRTHQQPLRWIWITEGAQPAENPSTLALEVSPLWGLGRAVQQEHPELGLKLVDVEAGASSSSGCIEHEMASTDDEPQVVWHGHRRLAARLVHAPMTEGNSLATRNLSHGTVLITGGLGALGLRIANWLWQEHRVGHLLLIGRRAPGGGASEEIARLEQQGAKITIARVDVTDLVAIREIVAIIPDDMPLRGVVHAAGVLDDGVLAEQSDARFSQVFAPKMRGAWNLHVATREMPLDFFVLFSSIASLFGSAGQSNYAAANAFLDALAYGRRAAGLPALSLNWGPWAEGGMATRLSEAMLARMHRKGILALEPNRALGALGMSLARPEPQIAIFAHDSSAAARTYGNQVPPMWRAIISTATTERKPSAAAAASNQWLEQLARLNVAGRKANVEAAICADVARVLGLSSPNEVQKDRPLQEQGLDSLMAVELRNAIAARIGKSLPATLVFDRPTVHALVDYLVGNISEPAKQPVANRPAAIPTTNQAIAIIGVGCRYPGGVRDLETFWHVLDQEIDTIRVVPRERWNVDDYYDARPGAAGKMNTREGGFLEGIEHFDPYFFGISPREATMMDPQQRLLLETTWEALEHAGIRASDVSGTDAGVFVGLMYHEYETLVGDSLELVDGHLGTGTAGSVASGRLSYVLGLSGPSMTVDTACSSSLVTVHLAVRSLRSGECSMALAGGVALMLTPTTHVAFNRMQTLSADGRCRPFDAAAGGIGWGEGCGMFVLKRLSDAVRDGDRILAVIRGTAVNQDGRSNGLLAPNGLAQEKLIRRALEDAGVAPADIDYVEAFGAGTTMGDVIEVQALGAVFGADRPPERPLLIGSAKSNFGHTQAAAGAAGLIKTALAMQHGKIPRSLHLTEPNPNIPWSDLHIAGAIRAIPWQEQGKPRLAGVSSFGLSGTNAHIILEEAPRTEDRTIADALGEYIIPLSAKKPEALRALADSYAQWLAKEPNVRMRDVAFTASVRRMHYDHRLAFFARTPEEFSELLASFVAGKAASRIVKGRAAPRSAHPIAFVFSDLDSETFGARKTLFAEEPSFRDKILEIDGFVRQSANFTILDEFKAVREPPHAQQPAAAELVMFAFQVALVELFGSWGIFPNSVIGYGAGEITAAHICGAMSLETALQLVIARGKLLQEVTGTGAMAWVASSVPETMHLIEGQESKLSIAAANAPQSVTLSGDSSALDSALAELGRRNVATRKLPMNYAAHHGPLMGSVARKLVAAIGRREAKSGALTMYSTLTGKRIDAAALVAEYWGLNMISMVNLAGAVDEALKDGCEIFIEIGSHPILAASLEQCAAERKMETRVLRTLDPDRTELLSKAEMLATLFVDGIDIDWKKLNADDGRVLSLPTYPWQRERFWIDRPRKAPQAVLPATEGEFGHAPVEMGELPEKPSVESPLSIQDPFADSFFEVVWQRKDFPQAPPSIEWKTGPWLVILDGDGFGAALADQLRARGSRVVEILDGESYKRLVGDGYRLDTTNPQHWEKLLAAAFGKLGCQGVIHCGALDATPWKETTNGTLAADVRRGPLCALRVTQAILKQDWRQTPKLHFITRGAQSIDVAADAPAVSQSTLWGFGRLIAMEHPNLGCVRIDLPATAMTEEVDLVLRELFGRDEEDQIAFRPDGRYVARLERGQWDSIGTASAQHLPAAMRPYVLEIDQPGILDGLALQPLDRRAPGAGEVEIEIEAAGLNFIDVLKAMGIYPGMDRKALRLGGECSGRIVAVGDGVTHLHVGQAVMASAASSFATHVTLRADFVVPKPPGLSFEQAATIPSVFMTIYWALHHVARLRRGERILIHSATGGTGLAAIQYARSVGAEVFATAGNDEKRAYLRSLGIEHVMDSRSLAFADEVLAKTQGRGVDVVLNSLTGDALVRSLEVLAPYGRFLEIGKKDIYGNSQLGLLPFRKALSYTAIDLVGMAADRPDQFAALLDEVARLFQDGTFQPLPLTVFAASEADAAFRLMAQARHIGKIAIRMPDPKATISITHSRQASIRADGTYLIAGGLGTLGLSLAKWMVQRGGRHIALVSRSLPNETARAVIRELENSGASVRTFQANIANRTELDSVVSQIDHGMPALRGVANAAAISADRTLSSMEEELFLKPLEPKLFGAWNLHAATRDRKLDFFITFSSATNLLGLPGRGSETVADAFADALCFARIADGLPAVTIHWGAIGDAHGATADGQTQRVTSCGSERFTPEERSAFFAKVLERPRPIVDVLRIEHENARAAFPQLVRSPFSRDILLESPPQRDEPAPQPPHTVRSSNTLLDTLQQALPEDRIVLLEEHLCTRIGQVLRMDPNRIDRTAPFSNLGMDSLMSLELRNRLESDFALKLPAALLFAYPTPAALAEQLVEQLPFAPPQPPPPSHAQHAVLAFTETSHADEGGDVEDDIEARLEAKLAMLGKYLD; encoded by the coding sequence TGCTCATGCTCGCAAACATGCAAGCCCTCTCTCCGGATGGTCGCTGCAAGACTTTCGATTCCCGTGCCAATGGATACGTTCGTGGCGAGGGATGCGGCCTTTTCGTATTGAAACGCCTCTCCGATGCGCAACGCGATCATGATACCATCTTGGCACAAATCAGGGGCTCGGCGGTCAATCAAGATGGTCGATCGACAGGGCTGACGACGCCAAATGTCCGCGCGCAGGAAACACTGCTGAAGCAGGCATTGGCCAACGCACGCCTTTCCCCGGAGGAAATCGACTACATCGAAACCCATGGAACGGGAACACCGCTCGGAGACCCCATCGAATTCGATGCATTGCGGCGCGTATTCGGCAAGCCACGCGCACACGGAAGGCCATGCGTGCTCGGCGCGGTGAAGACGAACCTTGGGCATCTCGAATCGGCCGCTGGCGCAGCCAGCTTGATGAAGGTAGTGCTCGCGCTGCGCAATGAATCCATTCCGAAAAACCTTCATTTCCGAGGCCTGAACCCTCGGATATCGCTCAATGAAACTCCATTTCTCATTCCGACGGACACGACGCCTTGGAAGGGCACGAATACAAGCCGCATAGCGGGAGTGAGTGCTTTTGGTTTGAGTGGCACGAATGCGCACATCATCATCGAAGAGGCCCCGCCCGAGCCATCGCGACCCGCGGCGAAAGAACCCAGCGCATACATCCTGCCACTGTCCGCAAAAAGCTCAGAAGCGCTCGAAGCAATGGCAAAAAGCCACGCCTCGAGTTTGTCGTCGAACACCACTTCCCTTTCCGACATAACGTACACTGCGGCCATGCGCCGCACGCACCACGAGTATCGACGAGCGGTCGTTGGCAAGACGCGACAAGACATCATCGAAGCGCTTGCGGCAATTTCTCGATCAGACGCAGCCAATGGCCTCGCCACGGATCAGGTGATCACCGAAGCGCCAACCCTGGTATTCGTGTTTTCTGGCCAGGGATCACAATGGGCAAACATGGGCCAGGCGCTTTTCGACGATGAGCCGCAATTTCGTGAAGCACTATTGGCCTGCGATGCGGCATTGAAGCCGCATACGGGGTTTTCCGTCCTCGACGAGATCCGCGCACCCGAAGATCGCTCCCGGATTGGTGAAACGATCGTCGCGCAGCCTGCCATATTCGCATTACAAGTTGCGCTTTTTACTTTGTTGAAATCGTGGAATATATCACCGGCCATGGTGATTGGCCATAGCGTAGGCGAAATAGCTGCCGCGCACGCGGCCGATATCTTGGAATTGAATGAAGCAGCCCGTTTGGTCGCCGTGCGTAGCCGTGTCATGCAACAAGCCACCGGGCGCGGCAAAATGGCGACCATTGGGCTGTCCGAAGTGGAAGTATCGAAAGCAATCGCGCGGTTCGGTGATCGCCTCGCCATCGGAGCGATCAACGAGCCGACGCAAGTGGTCATTTCAGGTGACAACGCGGCAGTCGATGAAATCGTTGCACAGATGAGCGGGCAGGGCGTCCAATGCCGACCCTTGCGCGTGAATTATGCGTTCCATAGCGCCCAGATGGAACCGATTCGGCAACAGTTTGCCGAGGAACTCGGCAGCCTAACGCCGAAATCCGGTTCGATTCCCATGACGAGCACCGTGACCGGCACCGATGTGCGAGGTTCGGAGCTCGATACTGCATATTGGGGCTCGAATATTCGCAATACCGTACGCTTCTCGAATGCAGTCGAGCGTGTTTGCGAAGCAGGTCATCGCTTGTTCATGGAAATCGGACCACATCCGGTCCTCAGCTTGAATATCGAGCAAATTCTGTCGTCGCGCAGCAATGGCGGTAAGGTCATTCCCACACTTCGCAGGCAGAAGGAAGATCGACTTCAACTGCTCAGTGCAATGGCAGCAGCCTATGCGCTTGGAGTGTCACCGAATTGGAAAGCGCTTTGCGGCGACGCGGGACGCAATGTCGCATTACCCACGTACCCCTGGCAGCGCAAGCGTCATTGGATTGCAGCGGCAGCCCATACGTCGGCGATTCCAGGGCGGCTAGAACAGCGAAAAGGTCGGTATTCGCTGTCCGGTACGCCCGTACAACTACCCGGCGACACGCTATTTCAGGCATTGACGATCAATACCAAGCGACAGTCGTACTTGAGCGACCACATCGTACACGGCCATGAGGTCGTGCCTGGCGCGTTTTATCTTGCCGTACTTTTGTCGATTGCAACCGACCGGTTGGGCGCCACGGCAGTTACGTTGAAGGATGTCGTCTTCATCGAGGCGCTCGCTATTGAAGGAGATACCGAGCTTTACGTGAGTCTGCGTCCTCGAGGTGCAGGAGAATATGAATTCACCGTTTCGACTCCGCTGAGCTTACCCGATGCGAACGCGGCTGGCTTCAGAGAACATGCGCGAGGATTGCTGGCTCTCGAAGCCCAGTCTCGACACGACGCCGCGGCGCTAGGTCAACGAAAAGAGACGCTCGATGTCGAGGCGTTTTTTCAAAAGCTTTCCACGCTGCGAATCGATTGGGGTCCCCGCTGGCGCTGGATTCGTGATGCGTATGTTACCACGAATGGCAGAGCCGTCGCATTGGCTCCGGTCGAGGGTACGAATCCAATCGATGCGCCGCTGCACCCCATTCTCATTGACAATAGTTTTGCCTGCGCTGGATGGCGCACGGAAAACCAGCCGCCATTGAATGAGGACACGACGCCGCATTTGCCATTGGCACTCAAAGAATTGCGGTGGTTCGGAATACCCATGGCGACGGCTCGGGCGCATTTTCGACCGAGCGTGACGGCTTCAAGCGAGACGATGCGTGGCGATATTACAATCGTCTCGGAGACGGGCGACATCGTATGCGAAATCGATGACTTCGCGCTCAAACGCGCGCCTCGACACGCATTCTTTCGACAATCGGCAAATGAATTGCTATTCGTGCCCGAGTTTCGTCCGACAAACCCAAGCACGACGAATGCATCGCTCTTGGGTGGCGGCCGATGGTTGATTCTATGCGATTCGCGCGCGCGTGTCGCTGATCTCGGCGCGCGTCTCGATGCCGCTGGTGCAACATGGCGAGCGGTTCCCCTCGCCGACGCTTCACGCAATGCGGAAACGCCGCTCGCCGCTCTGCACCACGCGTCGGCTGACGGATCGCTTTCCGGCATATTGTGCTGGTGGGGCACAGATGCGGACGCGTCGCCGGACCATGACACGCCCTCGCTGGCTGAACGAAATGCATTGATGGGTTTACATCTCGTTCAAGCGGTGCTGCAATTTGCGCGTGGTCGCACCCATCAGCAACCCTTGCGGTGGATTTGGATTACTGAAGGAGCGCAACCAGCGGAAAACCCCTCGACGCTGGCACTCGAGGTATCTCCATTGTGGGGCCTGGGCCGTGCCGTACAGCAAGAACATCCCGAGCTTGGGCTGAAGCTCGTCGACGTCGAGGCAGGTGCAAGCAGCTCATCCGGCTGCATTGAACACGAAATGGCATCGACGGACGACGAGCCGCAAGTGGTTTGGCATGGCCATCGTCGACTCGCCGCTCGGCTCGTTCACGCGCCAATGACGGAAGGCAATTCCCTTGCCACGCGTAATCTGTCACATGGCACGGTCTTGATTACGGGCGGACTCGGTGCGCTCGGATTGCGTATTGCCAATTGGCTTTGGCAGGAACATCGAGTAGGGCATTTGTTATTGATTGGGCGTCGCGCTCCTGGCGGTGGTGCATCGGAGGAGATCGCGCGTCTCGAGCAGCAGGGGGCAAAAATCACGATTGCTCGTGTGGACGTGACCGATCTCGTCGCCATCCGTGAGATTGTCGCGATCATACCGGACGATATGCCTCTGCGGGGCGTCGTCCATGCTGCGGGCGTGCTCGACGATGGAGTGCTCGCCGAGCAAAGCGATGCGCGATTCAGCCAGGTGTTTGCACCCAAAATGCGCGGCGCGTGGAACTTGCACGTCGCCACGCGCGAAATGCCGCTGGATTTCTTCGTCCTGTTTTCATCGATCGCGTCCTTATTTGGTAGCGCAGGTCAAAGCAATTACGCTGCGGCCAATGCGTTCCTCGATGCTCTCGCCTACGGGCGCCGAGCGGCGGGGCTTCCGGCGTTGTCTTTGAATTGGGGCCCATGGGCCGAAGGTGGAATGGCCACCCGGCTTTCAGAAGCAATGCTCGCGCGCATGCATCGCAAGGGGATCCTGGCGCTGGAGCCCAATCGAGCCCTCGGCGCATTGGGCATGTCATTGGCGCGCCCCGAGCCTCAGATTGCAATTTTCGCACACGATTCATCTGCCGCAGCGCGCACATATGGAAACCAAGTGCCTCCCATGTGGCGGGCAATCATTTCGACGGCCACGACAGAACGTAAACCCTCGGCAGCAGCAGCAGCATCGAACCAGTGGCTGGAGCAGCTCGCGCGGCTGAACGTCGCCGGACGCAAAGCCAACGTGGAAGCCGCAATATGCGCCGATGTTGCACGCGTGCTCGGATTGAGCTCGCCGAACGAAGTGCAAAAGGACCGACCGCTCCAGGAACAAGGGCTGGATTCTCTGATGGCAGTGGAATTACGCAATGCCATTGCAGCTCGAATTGGAAAATCGTTGCCTGCGACGCTCGTATTCGACCGCCCGACCGTGCATGCCCTCGTCGACTATCTCGTTGGAAACATATCGGAGCCGGCAAAGCAGCCCGTAGCCAACCGCCCCGCGGCCATTCCCACGACGAATCAAGCCATTGCAATCATTGGCGTGGGCTGCCGATATCCGGGCGGCGTGCGCGATTTGGAAACTTTCTGGCACGTGCTCGATCAAGAGATCGACACGATACGCGTCGTGCCGCGCGAGCGTTGGAATGTCGACGATTATTACGACGCTCGGCCGGGTGCAGCCGGCAAAATGAATACGCGTGAGGGTGGATTCCTCGAGGGCATCGAGCATTTCGATCCCTATTTCTTTGGAATTTCACCGCGCGAAGCCACCATGATGGATCCTCAGCAGCGGCTGCTTCTCGAAACGACATGGGAAGCACTCGAACATGCCGGAATTCGCGCCTCCGATGTGTCCGGGACCGATGCCGGCGTATTCGTGGGATTGATGTACCACGAATACGAAACACTGGTTGGGGATTCATTGGAATTGGTCGATGGTCATTTGGGCACCGGCACGGCCGGTAGCGTTGCATCAGGACGATTGTCTTATGTGCTCGGACTGAGCGGCCCCAGCATGACCGTGGATACGGCGTGCTCGTCGTCGCTCGTTACCGTGCATCTCGCCGTGCGAAGTTTACGTTCCGGCGAATGCTCGATGGCGCTCGCGGGAGGCGTCGCGCTCATGCTCACGCCGACGACCCACGTCGCATTCAACAGAATGCAAACATTATCGGCGGATGGTCGCTGCAGGCCCTTCGATGCAGCGGCTGGTGGAATCGGCTGGGGCGAGGGCTGCGGCATGTTCGTGCTCAAGCGGCTCTCGGATGCCGTCCGGGATGGTGATCGGATTTTGGCCGTCATTCGGGGAACGGCGGTCAATCAAGACGGCCGAAGCAATGGGCTCTTGGCCCCCAACGGTTTGGCACAGGAAAAGCTCATTCGACGAGCGCTCGAGGACGCCGGCGTGGCACCTGCCGACATCGACTACGTCGAAGCATTCGGCGCTGGGACCACAATGGGGGATGTCATCGAGGTGCAGGCGCTCGGAGCCGTCTTTGGCGCCGATCGACCACCCGAGCGGCCGCTGCTCATTGGATCGGCAAAGTCGAATTTCGGGCACACCCAGGCCGCGGCGGGAGCCGCGGGACTCATCAAGACCGCGCTCGCAATGCAGCACGGAAAGATTCCGCGTTCGCTCCACTTGACGGAGCCGAATCCGAATATCCCGTGGTCCGATTTGCACATAGCCGGCGCTATCCGTGCAATACCTTGGCAAGAGCAAGGAAAACCACGCCTCGCTGGAGTAAGCTCCTTTGGGTTGAGCGGGACGAACGCGCACATCATCCTCGAAGAGGCCCCAAGGACAGAAGACCGCACCATTGCCGACGCTTTGGGCGAATACATCATTCCCCTTTCGGCGAAAAAACCCGAGGCGCTCCGTGCGCTTGCCGATTCGTATGCGCAGTGGCTTGCCAAAGAACCGAACGTACGAATGCGCGACGTCGCGTTCACGGCGAGCGTCCGCCGCATGCATTACGACCATCGGCTTGCGTTCTTTGCACGAACGCCTGAAGAATTTTCAGAACTTTTGGCGTCGTTCGTTGCAGGCAAAGCCGCCTCTCGAATCGTGAAAGGACGCGCGGCGCCTCGAAGCGCTCACCCGATTGCATTCGTGTTTTCCGATCTCGATTCTGAAACCTTTGGTGCACGAAAAACACTATTCGCCGAAGAGCCGAGCTTTCGTGACAAGATCCTCGAAATTGATGGATTCGTGCGGCAAAGTGCCAATTTCACCATTCTCGATGAATTCAAAGCCGTACGGGAGCCTCCTCATGCCCAGCAGCCAGCCGCCGCGGAGCTGGTCATGTTCGCATTCCAGGTCGCCCTCGTGGAGCTATTCGGATCGTGGGGCATTTTTCCGAATTCCGTCATTGGATATGGTGCTGGCGAAATAACGGCTGCGCACATATGTGGAGCCATGTCTCTCGAAACCGCTTTGCAACTCGTCATCGCACGAGGAAAGCTCCTGCAGGAAGTGACTGGCACTGGAGCAATGGCATGGGTGGCGTCATCGGTGCCAGAGACGATGCATTTAATCGAAGGGCAGGAGTCCAAGTTGTCGATTGCGGCCGCGAACGCTCCGCAATCGGTGACTTTGTCGGGTGATTCCTCGGCGCTCGATTCCGCGCTTGCAGAGCTCGGCCGTCGGAACGTGGCCACGCGCAAGCTGCCAATGAATTACGCTGCCCATCATGGTCCGCTCATGGGTTCCGTCGCGCGCAAGCTGGTTGCAGCAATCGGCCGGCGCGAAGCCAAAAGCGGCGCCTTGACGATGTACAGTACGCTGACGGGCAAGCGAATCGACGCCGCCGCGCTCGTCGCCGAATACTGGGGTCTCAACATGATTTCGATGGTGAACCTGGCTGGAGCCGTCGACGAAGCCCTCAAAGATGGCTGCGAGATTTTCATTGAAATCGGATCCCATCCGATCCTCGCGGCAAGTCTCGAGCAATGCGCTGCCGAACGAAAAATGGAAACGCGCGTACTGCGAACGCTCGATCCCGACCGCACGGAGCTCCTGTCGAAGGCCGAGATGCTCGCAACGCTGTTTGTCGATGGCATCGACATCGATTGGAAAAAGTTGAATGCCGATGACGGCCGTGTCCTTTCATTACCTACCTACCCCTGGCAACGCGAAAGATTCTGGATCGATCGGCCGAGGAAAGCCCCGCAGGCCGTTTTGCCTGCAACGGAAGGCGAATTCGGGCATGCGCCTGTCGAAATGGGCGAGCTTCCCGAGAAACCATCGGTCGAGTCGCCGCTATCCATCCAAGATCCATTTGCCGATTCATTCTTCGAGGTCGTATGGCAGCGGAAGGACTTCCCGCAAGCGCCGCCAAGCATCGAATGGAAGACCGGTCCTTGGCTCGTGATCCTCGATGGTGATGGATTTGGAGCCGCGCTCGCCGACCAATTGCGCGCGCGCGGCAGCAGAGTCGTGGAAATCCTCGATGGCGAAAGCTACAAACGCCTCGTCGGTGATGGTTATCGTCTCGATACGACCAATCCACAGCACTGGGAAAAATTGCTGGCGGCGGCATTTGGAAAACTGGGCTGTCAAGGGGTCATCCATTGTGGTGCGCTCGACGCGACACCATGGAAGGAGACCACGAACGGGACACTTGCCGCTGACGTCCGCCGAGGGCCACTTTGCGCATTGCGTGTCACGCAAGCCATTTTGAAGCAGGATTGGCGACAGACACCCAAACTGCATTTCATCACGCGGGGCGCGCAGTCGATTGATGTAGCCGCAGATGCTCCGGCGGTTTCACAATCGACACTTTGGGGTTTCGGACGGCTCATTGCAATGGAACACCCGAACCTCGGGTGCGTCCGAATCGACCTACCTGCGACAGCGATGACCGAGGAGGTCGACCTCGTATTGCGCGAGCTGTTTGGGCGAGACGAAGAGGATCAAATTGCATTCCGGCCCGATGGTCGCTACGTCGCACGGCTCGAAAGGGGCCAGTGGGACAGTATTGGAACGGCATCGGCGCAGCATTTGCCGGCGGCAATGCGCCCATACGTGCTGGAAATCGATCAACCGGGAATATTGGACGGGCTCGCATTGCAACCCCTGGACCGCCGGGCGCCTGGAGCCGGCGAAGTAGAAATCGAAATTGAAGCAGCGGGCCTGAATTTCATCGATGTGCTCAAAGCCATGGGAATTTACCCCGGCATGGATCGAAAAGCCTTGCGCCTGGGCGGTGAATGCTCGGGGCGAATCGTCGCCGTTGGAGATGGCGTGACGCACCTGCATGTCGGTCAAGCCGTCATGGCATCCGCTGCATCGAGCTTTGCGACGCATGTAACGCTACGCGCCGATTTCGTCGTACCAAAACCGCCCGGACTATCATTCGAGCAAGCGGCGACGATTCCTTCCGTCTTCATGACCATTTACTGGGCCCTGCATCATGTCGCACGACTACGGCGAGGCGAACGAATCCTGATACACTCCGCGACCGGGGGCACGGGCCTGGCAGCCATTCAATATGCGCGATCGGTCGGAGCAGAAGTGTTCGCCACGGCTGGCAATGATGAAAAACGCGCGTACCTACGGTCGCTCGGCATCGAGCATGTCATGGATTCGCGCTCGCTTGCTTTTGCCGACGAAGTACTTGCCAAAACCCAAGGGCGCGGCGTCGACGTCGTATTGAATTCGCTGACTGGCGACGCGCTGGTGAGGAGTCTCGAAGTGCTCGCTCCTTATGGGCGCTTTTTGGAAATTGGCAAAAAGGACATCTATGGCAATAGCCAGCTAGGATTGCTGCCTTTCCGCAAGGCGCTATCGTATACCGCTATCGACCTCGTGGGCATGGCCGCGGATCGCCCCGACCAATTCGCCGCATTGCTCGACGAAGTGGCGCGACTGTTCCAAGACGGTACTTTCCAGCCGCTTCCCCTGACCGTGTTTGCGGCAAGTGAAGCCGATGCGGCATTTCGCCTGATGGCACAAGCTCGACACATTGGTAAAATCGCCATTCGTATGCCCGATCCCAAGGCGACGATTTCGATTACGCACTCGCGGCAAGCATCGATCCGCGCCGATGGCACGTACCTCATTGCAGGCGGCCTTGGTACGTTGGGTCTGTCGTTGGCGAAATGGATGGTGCAACGGGGAGGTCGACACATTGCGCTCGTGTCCCGGAGTTTGCCAAACGAAACCGCGCGCGCTGTGATTCGCGAATTGGAGAATTCAGGCGCCAGCGTACGCACGTTCCAAGCGAACATCGCCAACCGAACCGAATTGGACAGCGTCGTGTCGCAGATCGATCATGGTATGCCGGCATTGCGTGGTGTGGCGAATGCTGCCGCCATTTCGGCGGATCGAACCCTTTCGAGCATGGAAGAAGAGCTATTCCTCAAACCATTGGAGCCCAAACTGTTTGGCGCATGGAACCTGCATGCTGCCACGCGAGATCGGAAGCTCGACTTTTTCATCACCTTCTCGTCCGCAACCAACCTTCTAGGTTTGCCGGGGCGGGGCAGCGAAACGGTCGCGGATGCCTTTGCCGACGCTCTTTGCTTCGCCCGAATAGCTGATGGATTGCCCGCTGTGACCATTCATTGGGGGGCGATTGGCGACGCCCATGGCGCGACCGCCGATGGCCAAACCCAGCGAGTCACGTCTTGCGGAAGCGAACGGTTCACGCCCGAGGAGCGAAGTGCATTCTTTGCAAAAGTGCTCGAGCGTCCGCGCCCGATCGTCGACGTGTTGCGCATCGAGCATGAAAACGCGCGCGCAGCATTTCCGCAATTGGTGCGATCACCGTTTTCCCGCGACATCCTGCTCGAATCGCCGCCTCAACGGGATGAACCTGCCCCGCAGCCGCCACATACGGTTCGATCCTCGAATACGCTCCTCGATACGCTGCAACAAGCCCTGCCCGAGGATCGCATCGTCTTGCTCGAGGAACATTTGTGCACGCGAATTGGGCAAGTGTTGCGTATGGATCCCAATCGCATCGATCGAACTGCGCCGTTCTCGAACCTCGGAATGGATTCCTTGATGAGTCTCGAGCTGCGTAATCGTCTCGAATCCGACTTTGCACTAAAACTGCCGGCTGCGCTTCTATTCGCTTACCCGACTCCGGCTGCGCTGGCTGAACAACTGGTCGAGCAATTGCCGTTCGCGCCACCGCAACCTCCGCCGCCATCGCACGCTCAGCACGCAGTCCTTGCCTTTACGGAAACGTCGCACGCGGACGAAGGAGGCGATGTGGAGGACGATATCGAAGCGCGACTCGAGGCGAAACTCGCAATGCTGGGCAAATACCTGGACTGA